The following are encoded in a window of Harmonia axyridis chromosome 7, icHarAxyr1.1, whole genome shotgun sequence genomic DNA:
- the LOC123683796 gene encoding uncharacterized protein LOC123683796 isoform X1, protein MDDANDPIKALIEKTGLSCDDLLQKLLQYKNQQSKGSDESSKAAPPIQSTDQKSENQIDTSKVNNSESNDSGDAGATANQANDSNGDLTIEEVHQKQVLEEPIKETIENTSSEDVEHEKEASGVGLKDGPCELKGNSTTSSSEPTICLEDNEKGQVKPKEANIDDSTSEDQGNVSNVPLLEKNSAFEDFSSESKNESDDVQCNISQILDASEISEKNFDSNGNPTFDCSNIPSKEKSISNESLGRLSESVSETNRVNSNNSQNENTPQISEENIDSNGDSTFDCSNIPSKEKSISNESLERLSESVSETNRVNSNNSQNENTPQISEENIDSNGDSTFDCSNITNKEKSISNESLERLSESVSETNRVNSNNSQNENTPQISEENIDSNGDSTFDCSNITNKEKSISNESLERLGESVSQTNRVNSNNSQNENNPQISEKKINSDGDSTFDCSNIPSKEKSISNESIERLGESVSQTNRVNSNNSQNENTPQISEKNIDSNGDSTFDCSNISNREKSISYESIERLSESVSQTNGVNSNNSQNENTPQISEKNIDSNGDSTFDCSNIPSKEKSISNESLERLSESQTKRSENKTIGDLKENDIEVCQIEDVEVKPLLKLRSDLFANNFKGNFHTTDEEDENEENNLEIKEFLKNVEEVTAEVKNHSPVKSSSSDVIEEPAKPNISRLRRVKMGFVKKRILHKAIKYIYDSKSRKMEKLQTGNNVSQTTEKSHCENDTKKDSEEEIRKNLKLQLDSLRNRKKSTNTKDKYPAEKLKTNYNKHIYGKKRATDRLNAVNTSDVEDSSSLNVEPERRSSDDNDHVNPGGTTESGESLFSLSKNTDFMIIDVQGGVELPEIESEGNKEKAPSEEVEIPEIESEERREREKAPSDLIKLTKTNDVTKIKGWQNKKFQLQKGDNSKDSEKAENNTKEINHCDIFVPSCSTRIINERKNEHNINGEISKNEQNNKEELSPFVSNSLEEFLTENSTLNISYNIPKLGAEDGIITKKYDSVIIPHSVEPATCDTEKKEEVEKEKSRSMKPKTLAEKRRMLENSKSKTDSDKKEFNKTSYVLYNGSKLFVPTLFSKKCLQEIKFKPKLKHKNFTNAKRTAINKKLSLLGIYHENSSSISYKPAPLRKKVILQDETSASEWDTEIRKLPTIKLNIIPEIGKSVPPHLEHYFKFSPIIKEDRLELALNAVSDKSTKTKKKQGFSLTVPYANNQKYVLVRKRKKMSQNVIYDVPAERNTVKSVLDDIISYVEHKENEDLIIKDAEVYKDQDHDNESCSLNESSPPKKSKRRKLDSELLRLSCKVLSVSVDESEENRTKCPKSFCKLGCVCKSLNCFTRLPMHCSKLECMFECKCSASQNISLDGESSMLPCDTVWRLEDQAKRDLAKVEKEFTQTIIHTNNKTILIPSSDRKKTKRVKRMPKRYSDFLEDFNIDEKVSKENDYNLKQLSNCRVLLKKLDMKGIIPLCLYHDCYDCACLSSPDKKSNPTSSFEIQEVVQSKPMKKKKPPSPSIERKRPSNDSKEQRPIDHSEGNTSDSEYMEELKIADSRKLKGRGGCARASGVHPEVLARNEIPFYKNKLRLKVAQAESTSFVDISHIKSSYSEPVKDLIDVTKPMQISAADRVKLFIAKNRRKRQASDELDILWNKAKKSKKISKESINEPIDQNKKEENLPYTPVFNGEIIVPTNENEDFVRKLGVKSAAQFMRLLPWDDLLKNYYDNTINIWCPNNSNNKLLMNKSDKGPPQGYIEITESKRKNGIMNWILSKKLPKNTPSELVHLILSPKNEYFEISGICLKNITEEEKNKKYYEEKKNPQLNISKDVHIFKHKNHANQEQTLIMSLKVHSKKDLYIVSSSQSVIHENNFVSVELPAYDSIRWRMVFLNSNFSFLSFIRMDYSIKYTDLKTILKMAQDSNKTICLQSKILSQGYCQQNFGIYAVPNFKDNLFIGPFGFNEDHNLQTLRYLRQELVPTEYFEMVQGGVIPNKKKDVWLISKDALFKKNIPSTLPQSSNERSKPITVDPEYAVLTPLPSSSAKSKPDKKSADSNLKTPNVYDLTYYHSLDENAQFITSMDLEEKAFINLPQFTILNGKKLRQQDYNCYLVTNVPNIGYMGAVKNGENLEVDWPFGNKTLRFLNVLRATQFIRRRFMNLLLPVPASFNLRVLLKEDLDNLDNLTPVDPKLLNGTHICGSFGILDSRKLTPQLAQTLGTTQEDVLERLAKRAQFLVRSRLRTLGLFLLPKDEQVEEVLDNVAHLSKLGSLEIDKVKATEKKLIDTKKKLIMQKQSYLKRYMDLLMDFPEEKRLKEYSKFRQLFNGGSSTAKVSSEKSSKDSEDIECIEIEDSDSEEDTSAETKEANGRSDVSPKKPVGMKSILKPKIIPQSTPSTSDSESSRPVENFKLVKTATGKLVLVKDTSGVSLSKTLSGMKLKIRNNKVIDDTN, encoded by the exons ATGGACGACGCAAATGATCCTATAAAGGCTTTAATTGAAAAAACGGGATTGTCATGTGACGATCTTTTACAAAAGTTGcttcaatataaaaatcaacaaagta AAGGATCCGATGAATCTAGTAAGGCAGCTCCGCCCATTCAAAGCACTGATCAGAAAAGTGAAAACCAAATCGACACTTCTAAGGTCAATAACAGTGAATCCAATGATTCTGGTGATGCAGGAGCCACTGCAAATCAAGCCAACGACTCCAATGGAGATCTTACTATCGAGGAAGTTCACCAGAAACAAGTTCTCGAAGAACCCATCAAAGAAACAATCGAAAATACCTCTTCTGAAGATGTTGAGCATGAAAAAGAGGCCTCGGGGGTTGGTTTGAAGGATGGGCCATGTGAATTGAAAGGAAATTCCACCACTTCTTCATCTGAACCTACCATTTGTCTTGAAGATAACGAAAAGGGTCAAGTTAAACCTAAAGAAGCAAATATTGATGATTCTACTTCCGAAGATCAGGGGAATGTTTCGAATGTGCCATTGTTGGAAAAAAATTCGgcttttgaagatttttcatCTGAATCAAAAAATGAAAGTGATGATGTCCAGTGTAATATTTCACAAATTCTTGATGCTTctgaaatatctgaaaaaaattttgattctaATGGAAATCCAACATTTGACTGTAGCAATATTCCAagcaaagaaaaatcaatatcaaATGAATCGTTAGGAAGATTGAGTGAAAGTGTAAGCGAAACCAACAGAGTCAACTCTaataattcacaaaatgaaaatactcctcaaatatctgaagaaaatattgattcTAATGGAGATTCAACATTTGACTGTAGCAATATTCCAagcaaagaaaaatcaatatcaaATGAATCGTTAGAAAGATTGAGTGAAAGTGTAAGCGAAACCAACAGAGTCAACTCTaataattcacaaaatgaaaatactcctcaaatatctgaagaaaatattgattcTAATGGAGATTCAACATTTGACTGTAGCAATATTACaaacaaagaaaaatcaatatcaaATGAATCGTTAGAAAGATTGAGTGAAAGTGTAAGCGAAACCAACAGAGTCAACTCTaataattcacaaaatgaaaatactcctcaaatatctgaagaaaatattgattcTAATGGAGATTCAACATTTGACTGTAGCAATATTACaaacaaagaaaaatcaatatcaaATGAATCGTTAGAAAGATTGGGTGAAAGTGTAAGCCAAACCAACAGAGTCAACTCTaataattcacaaaatgaaaataatcctcaaatatctgaaaaaaaaattaattctgatGGAGATTCAACATTTGACTGTAGCAATATTCCAagcaaagaaaaatcaatatcaaATGAATCAATAGAAAGATTGGGTGAAAGTGTAAGCCAAACCAACAGAGTCAATTCTaataattcacaaaatgaaaatactccgcaaatatctgaaaaaaatattgattccaATGGAGATTCAACCTTTGACTGTAGCAATATTTCAAACAGAGAAAAATCAATATCTTATGAATCAATAGAAAGATTGAGTGAAAGTGTAAGCCAAACCAACGGAGTCAACTCTaataattcacaaaatgaaaatactccgcaaatatctgaaaaaaatattgattctaATGGAGATTCAACATTTGACTGTAGCAATATTCCAagcaaagaaaaatcaatatcaaATGAATCGTTAGAAAGATTGAGTGAAAGCCAAACCAAAAGATCAGAAAATAAAACTATTGGAGATCTCaaagaaaatgatatcgaaGTATGTCAAATAGAAGATGTAGAAGTTAAACCACTGTTGAAATTGAGAAGTGACTTATTTGCTAATAATTTCAAGGGTAACTTTCATACAACTGATGAGGAAGATGAAAATGAGGAGAACAATCTGGAAATAAAGGAATTCCTGAAAAATGTTGAAGAAGTCACAGCAGAGGTGAAGAACCATTCACCTGTGAAAAGTTCATCCTCTGATGTGATTGAAGAACCTgccaaacctaatatttcacGATTGAGAAGGGTAAAAATGGGTTTTGTCAAAAAACGAATTTTACATAAAGCAATAAAATACATCTACGATTCTAAATctagaaaaatggaaaaattacaaaCAGGTAACAATGTTTCTCAAACAACTGAGAAATCCCATTGTGAAAATGATACCAAGAAAGATTCAGAGGAGGAAATACGTAAAAACTTGAAGCTCCAACTAGACTCGCTCaggaacagaaaaaagtcaacTAATACAAAAGACAAATATCCCGCAGAAAAGTTGAAAACGAATTATAACAAgcatatttatggaaaaaagaGAGCTACAGATCGATTGAATGCTGTCAACACCTCTGACGTTGAAGATTCTTCTTCATTAAATGTCGAGCCAGAAAGGAGATCTTCTGACGATAATGATCATGTAAACCCTGGAGGAACTACTGAAAGTGGAGAATCTTTGTTTTCACTTTCCAAGAATACAGATTTCATGATAATCGATGTTCAAGGGGGTGTTGAACTTCCGGAAATCGAAAGtgaaggaaataaagaaaaagcACCTTCAGAGGAGGTTGAAATTCCAGAAATTGAAAGTGAAGAAAgaagagaaagagaaaaagcACCTTCCGATCTCATCAAATTAACCAAAACTAACGATGTAACTAAAATCAAGGGGTGGCAAAACAAGAAATTCCAGCTCCAAAAAGGAGATAATTCGAAAGATTCTGAAAAAGCAGAAAATAATACCAAAGAAATTAATcattgtgatatttttgtacCTAGTTGTAGTACCAGGAtaataaatgaaagaaaaaatgaacaTAATATCAATGGAGAAATATCTAAAAATGAACAGAATAACAAAGAAGAATTATCTCCGTTTGTTAGTAACTCTTTAGAAGAATTTCTCACGGAAAATTCCACATTAAATATAAGTTATAACATTCCTAAACTAGGTGCAGAAGATGGTATTATTACAAAGAAATACGATTCAGTAATAATTCCACATTCTGTCGAACCTGCAACTTGTGATACCGAAAAAAAAGAGGAAgtcgaaaaagaaaaatctaGAAGCATGAAGCCGAAAACTTTAGCCGAAAAAAGAAGAATGTTGGAAAATAGTAAGTCAAAAACTGATAGTGataaaaaagaattcaataaaacAAGTTACGTTTTATATAACGGTAGTAAATTGTTTGTACCTACACTGTTTTCGAAAAAGTGTTTacaggaaataaaattcaaaccaAAACTAAAGcataaaaattttacaaatgCTAAAAGAACCGCTATAAATAAGAAATTGTCCTTACTTGGTATATATCACGAAAATAGTAGTTCCATATCGTATAAGCCAGCTCCATTGCGAAAAAAAGTTATACTCCAAGATGAAACTTCTGCATCTGAATGGGATACAGAGATACGAAAACTCCCAACCATAAAATTGAACATTATTCCGGAGATTGGAAAATCTGTTCCTCCGCATTTAGAACACTATTTCAAATTCAGTCCGATAATAAAAGAAGACCGTTTGGAGCTAGCCTTGAATGCTGTTTCGGATAAATCCACCAAAACGAAGAAAAAGCAAGGTTTCAGTTTAACCGTTCCTTATGCCAATAATCAAAAATATGTATTGGTgagaaaaaggaagaaaatgTCTCAAAATGTAATATACGACGTTCCTGCTGAAAGGAATACTGTAAAAAGTGTTTTAGACGATATAATTTCATACGTTGAACACAAGGAAAACGAGGATTTGATTATAAAAGATGCTGAAGTATACAAAGATCAAGATCATGATAATGAAAGTTGTTCTTTGAATGAGAGTAGCCCTCCGAAAAAATCTAAACGTCGAAAATTAGATTCTGAACTGTTGAGGCTCAGTTGTAAAGTTTTAAGTGTATCCGTTGATGAGTCTGAGGAAAATCGAACTAAGTGTCCGAAATCTTTTTGCAAATTAGGTTGTGTATGTAAAAGCTTGAACTGTTTTACACGTCTACCGATGCATTGTTCAAAATTAGAATGCATGTTCGAGTGTAAATGTTCTGCGAGTCAAAACATTTCGCTCGATGGAGAATCCAGCATGTTGCCATGTGATACAGTTTGGAGATTGGAAGATCAAGCTAAAAGAGACTTGGCCAAAGTCGAGAAAGAATTCACCCAAACTATAATCCACACGAACAATAAAACCATTTTGATTCCTTCCAGTGATCGGAAGAAAACGAAAAGGGTGAAAAGAATGCCTAAACGATATTCTGACTTTCTGGAAGATTTCAATATCGATGAAAAAGTTTCTAAAGAGAATGACTATAATTTGAAGCAACTCTCAAATTGTCGCGTTCTACTAAAAAAACTGGATATGAAAGGTATTATACCACTTTGCTTGTATCATGATTGTTACGATTGTGCTTGTCTGAGTAGTCCGGACAAAAAATCAAATCCAACTTCAAGCTTTGAGATTCAAGAAGTAGTTCAAAGTAAACCAATGAAAAAGAAGAAACCTCCATCTCCATCTATCGAGAGAAAGAGACCTTCGAATGATTCAAAAGAACAAAGGCCAATCGATCATTCCGAAGGTAACACTTCAGATTCAGAATACATGGAAGAGCTGAAAATAGCTGATAGCAGAAAGCTAAAAGGGAGAGGGGGATGTGCTAGAGCTTCGGGAGTCCACCCTGAAGTGTTAGCAAGGAACGAAATTCCATTTTATAAAAACAAACTCAGATTGAAAGTTGCTCAGGCTGAAAGTACCTCTTTTGTCGATATTTCTCATATCAAAAGTAGTTATAGTGAACCAGTGAAAGATTTAATAGATGTTACCAAACCTATGCAAATTTCAGCAGCCGACAGGGTCAAATTATTCATTGCAAAAAACAGAAGGAAAAGACAGGCATCAGATGAACTagatattttatggaataaggctaagaaatcgaaaaaaatatctaaagaATCTATTAACGAGCCAATTGATCAAAACAAAAAGGAGGAGAACCTACCGTACACTCCTGTTTTCAATGGAGAAATAATTGTTCCGACAAACGAGAATGAAGATTTTGTCAGAAAACTCGGAGTTAAAAGTGCAGCACAATTTATGAGATTGTTACCGTGGGATGACTTATTGAAGAATTATTATGATAATACGATAAATATATGGTGCCCAAATAATAGTAATAACAAATTGTTGATGAATAAGAGTGATAAAGGGCCCCCTCAAGGCTACATCGAAATAACcgaatcaaaaagaaaaaacggtaTTATGAATTGGATATTATCGAAGAAACTCCCTAAAAATACACCTTCGGAGTTGGTTCATTTGATTCTCTCTccgaaaaatgaatatttcgaaatatcCGGGATATGTTTGAAGAATATTACGGAGgaagagaaaaataaaaaatattacgaagaaaagaaaaatcctCAACTTAATATTTCAAAGGATGTACACATTTTCAAACACAAAAACCACGCAAATCAGGAGCAAACATTAATAATGAGTCTGAAGGTTCACAGTAAAAAAGATTTATACATCGTTTCATCCTCTCAGTCTGTTATCCATGAAAATAATTTCGTAAGTGTTGAATTACCAGCGTATGACTCGATTAGATGGAGAATGGTTTTTCTAAATTCGAATTTCAGTTTCCTATCTTTTATCagaatggattattcgattaaatATACGGATTTGAAAACCATTTTAAAGATGGCTCAAGATTCGAATAAAACGATTTGTTTGCAAAGCAAAATATTGAGCCAAGGATattgtcaacaaaattttgGTATTTATGCAGTACCAAACTTTAAAGACAATTTGTTCATTGGTCCTTTCGGCTTCAACGAGGATCATAATTTACAAACTTTGAGGTATCTCCGTCAAGAATTGGTACCTACGGAGTATTTTGAAATGGTACAAGGAGGTGTCATACCTAACAAAAAGAAGGATGTATGGTTAATCTCCAAAGATGCtctgtttaaaaaaaatatcccTAGTACTTTGCCTCAGTCGTCAAATGAAAGATCAAAACCAATTACTGTAGATCCGGAATATGCTGTGCTCACACCTTTACCAAGCTCTTCCGCAAAATCAAAACCAGATAAAAAAAGTGcggattcaaatttgaaaacccCTAATGTTTACGACCTAACATATTATCACTCATTGGATGAGAATGCGCAATTTATCACTTCGATGGATTTGGAGGAGAAAGCATTTATCAACTTGCCGCAGTTCACCATCTTGAATGGCAAGAAATTGAGGCAACAGGATTACAATTGTTATTTGGTGACAAATGTTCCTAACATCGGTTATATGGGAGCTGTAAAAAATGGAGAGAATCTAGAAGTAGACTGGCCCTTTGGTAACAAAACACTCCGATTTCTCAATGTTCTTCGTGCCACACAGTTTATCAGAAG GCGCTTCATGAATCTGTTATTACCAGTACCAgcttcatttaatttaagagttcTGCTCAAGGAAGATTTGGATAACCTTGATAATTTAACACCAGTGGATCCTAAGTTACTGAATGGAACTCAT ATATGTGGATCGTTTGGAATATTGGATTCTAGAAAACTGACTCCTCAATTAGCCCAAACTTTGGGCACCACACAGGAAGATGTTTTGGAGCGACTGGCTAAACGAGCTCAATTTTTGGTAAGATCTCGTTTGAGAACTTTGGGATTGTTTCTTTTACCAAAAGACGAACAAGTTGAAGAAGTACTTGATAACGTGGCCCATTTATCAAAATTG ggTAGTTTGGAAATTGATAAAGTAAAGGctacagaaaaaaaacttatagatactaagaaaaaactgataatGCAGAAGCAAAGCTATCTGAAAAGATATATGGATCTTCTCATGGACTTTCCTGAAGAAAAAAGGTTAAAAGAATATTCCAAGTTTAGACAACTATTTAATGGTGGTTCTTCAACCGCCAAAGTTTCATCTGAAAAGAGTAGTAAAGATTCTGAAGATATTGAATGTATAGAAATTGAAGATTCTGATTCCGAGGAGGATACTTCTGCAGAAACAAAAGAG